aaaattttagaaatatatacaaattattCTTTTATCTTTCAGGCTGCAGGAAGTTATGAAAAACTATTTGGCTATGCGGAAGAGATCAAAGGTAAAATGCAAGgatttttgatttttgatgGTTTTCTTATAACAAAGGGAAGACCATGTGGCCCCTTTCTATTTATAGATTATGGGTACAACATACCATCATTGGATATGTAAGCAAAGAGAAACTCAACAACTTTGTTATGATAACAAGTATCTTTTAGTAAATTGCGATCACAAGTATCGTTGCAGTTATACATTAATGAGGAACGATCAACGTCTCTTTCACTATAGTTGTACATTAATGAGAAATGATCAATATCTCTTTCTTTACAAGATTTTTGTGTCTAttaaagttatttatttatttatttaattataaaatttcgCTACTCTATCTAAAGTTGATAGCTTGGAAGTAATGTTGCCTTTTACCTTTTCAGTATATTTGCGCTGAAGAAACACAGAAAGAAATTGAAAGTGTGTTTACAAAAATGGCTACATATTTCGTAAATTCTCACAAAGCAAAAGAGTGCCTTCATGAGTTAAACAAAATCAAAGATAATAACTTGTTTAAATCTCTTGAAAGATTATTGGAGGAACCGACTTTCACAAATGGACAAACCATCAAAGTATGTTGTTTGGAAATCCAATTATATTACCAgtctcttttgattttttgcttaaaatataaaatgtaacGTATTAGCCGTTTGTCTAGTATGCATGTAGCTAGAAAAGTTTTATAGGCACTTAGGCAGTACATGAAGATGTAACTTGTCTGGAAAATATAAACCCTAAAACTACCATGAGAAATAGATTTTGTGTTGAGAAGTTATAGGACACCAAAAGAGAATCTGGGCCCAAATAGGAAATTAGCACATTGACTGCTTAGAATATCCATCCTTCTATAGAGtacgatgttttctctttaggccccatggttcttttttccctcctggattttacttttttgcccttcaataaaaatttcggttgttacgaaccgaattttttttgccttaaaaaaaaattcggtttctgttaactgaattttccctgaatttgaactagaaaaaacttcggtttctacgaaccgaaatttttagcaagggcaaaattggaatatttggggtataaaagatacatgggaggcctagagagaaaacatcatagaGTACACCAAATGTTCCTTATATTAAAATTTCCAATCTTCTTTAACCATGGTTTTCCCCTTTTTAAGTTTGATttcttctgtttttattttggcAGGCTGAACTTCTTGAAATGGTTGGAGACAAAAATCCAAATTATGACTTTATGCATGAACTCTTCTCCAAATGTTCATCTAACATTTTCAGCTCAGAGCATGTCCAGTGTATTTTAGATTATTGTTACGGTGATGAAGATAGATTGAAGTATTCATCTGAAAAACTTCTGGTAATACAAGTTTTTTCTTAGTGCAtcttaacataatttttttttacatagtaAAGTATGATAATACCTGATTAAATCCTACCCTTATATAATACTCCCCAAGTAATTAATTCTCCTTTTGCCATAACTACATTTCTTTTTACATAGTAAAGTATGATAATACCTGATTAAATCCTACCCTTAACCCAAGTTCTAAAACCCATGTATTCTCGTTTGAATATCTGGTGATTGAAAGTTAGTTGATTACTTGGGATTCTTTGATTAATTCTTATTATTTCATTTACTTGAACAAGACTATTAGTATTATTAGAATTCCCTTCTCAGTGATGAAACGCTTTGAAATCCCCTCAATGACAAGCTGATTGATACTAGAGCAATGGCAGGTCCTAGCATTTCTTTCAATCTTAGGTAGCCTCCTTAATACTCCCTCTACTCActattacaaacaaaaaaaccattttttttaggttcattggaaaactaatgtatctagcCTATATTATGGATCAAATACGTCAGTTTTCcaataatctaaaaaatgattttttgtttataatagtgaccCTATGTGTTTTCTATTATGTTTAGATACTCTAAACTGTGTTTTTGATTGATGCACCTGTTTCAAAATCCAAGTCATCATGCTCTGGAAAGAGTGCACATCATATCGATCGGTCATCCAATCGGCAGCCCAACTTCCAATCTGCAGCATAAAGTATTTAGAAATAtgtcataaaatatttttttaaatataaattatgcgGGGTTTTATGTagaatttattaaatgaataaatttgttttatcaAAGTTATTGTTCGgtgtatattttaataataaattatgtttattAGTGACaagtatttatcatttttttatgtatGACTGAAAAATATTTGCccctttttttatatttatcgaTAAGAATTAATTGTCTcgtataaaaaatcaatttgttatataattttttatgtattagtGATCAAAACTTGTCCCCTGACATTTTAAGtatcaatgataaatatttatccagtaattattttaatatatttaacatacacttttgtatttttcatataagagtaaataaaaatatagaattgaagaacaaaaaaaaaatatagaaaatataaaaaaatataaaaatgttttttttacggTATAAGAAAATGTTCTTGTATGTTGGAAAAATGTAAATAAGGATTAAGTTTTGCTTGTTTGGTGGAAAAAAGATGAGTAACCCTATGTTTAGTTTAGCTGTTTTTGAGAAAATTGTCTCATCTTTTACTTATGCATGAACAATTATTAAATTAAGTtagtttgataatttattttgtattattttctttaatatatagttgatcaTCAATATTTTATGTAAATAATATTTACTTTTAGTTTACAATGGAGTAGAGAATTGAACCTAATATCTCATGCATTCTACACAAACCCCTCACCATTAGATTAAACCTAATGGCTATCGGTTGAAAATAAACTCAAATGCTACATGGAGTCAATAAGCGAGTTCAATCAAAGAGTGTGGTACAGGTACTGCAACGCTTGAGAAATTGGAAATATTTCTTTGAAAATGTGCTCGAATTTTGGAATTGGGTTTTCTCTAATACATAAGAGAGGGTTATATGTATGTTTGGTATTACAATGAATATGCCAGAATCAAGGTGATCCACTATAACTTCTGCAAAATCACAGTGGATCACCATGATTCTGACATACCCACTGTGATAATCTGATCATTAAAATGTATTGAGATCTACAACTTATAAAATGATAAGTGAGGCCAATATGCATTTAATGGTGAGAGATGATCTGCATAATCCTCTATGAATTTTTTATGCatgagagaatccaaatccggACCATCTTTTTAACAGCAAAGGTtaaaatttttttgaacaagagcAAAGGTTAAAATTGTTTAGAAGTTATTGTTAAAAGTGAGGTTGTATATGTATTGTTGCtatatttatgattttatcCCCTGATTGTATTAAGGATATAATCTCAATAGAAATTGAGTTTGCTtctgataaaaataaaaactattaaCACTTTTGTGATAATAGAATTAAATCTTTAAACACTATAACATCAATTAGAGAAGAAAAATATGTAAAACCTAGTTGTCACTCATAAGGGAGACTCAAGAAAAATCTTCTTATACAACATATTAcatatgaattttacaattaATAACGCTAGCTAATGTGAAACTATAGTAATCAGATTCTATAAAGAATGAGACCACAACAAAATTTAAACATAACTTATTAGATTTCTTGATCTTTGGAAGATAAGAGGAGACCTGTGATGATGACCTCTGTCAAAAAATTGCTCTGATTTCAAAACAGAAGCTAATGGGACAAAACCCAGATAGGAAAGAAAGTCTATTTGCAATTGCAGCCCCATCTTGATGCCCCCACGAGAAAAATTCTTCTAAATGCTACAGCAACAATGCACCATGGGACTGAAGCACGAGTCGCTTTCCAGTCTCATGTTCACTACTTTCAGCTGATAAACATCAGAATATTATGTTCAAATTCTTTCAAGATTGTCGGAGACAGTTTTCATTCTAGGCCTGACCTCAGGGTCTCCCTCAGTGCATGATAGTGCTACATGGAACACAGCTAGTACTTCTTTCTTAGCATGGATTTCTTGAAGAAGTGATGGATCAACCATTTCAGATAAAGGGCTTTCTTGTTCAAACCCTTTCTTTACCCACCTTACCAAATCAGGCACTTCCATAGAAGTTGATGCTCCTGGAGAAGAATCCGGGGACTTACCAGTGAGCAATTCAAGTAATACAACACCAAATGAATACACATCCCATTTTTGGGTAGGTCTGCAGCCTGGTACTTTAGCTTCAGGTGCTTTATAGTTGTTGATTCGTTCGGTTTGTGATGATTTCAAGTAAGGAAGAGCTCCACCCATAAAACCACCGGTGGAGGGATTATTTCCGGTGATACTGATCAGCCGGTTAAGACCAAAATCAGAAATGAGAGGTTGGAAGTCTGTGTCAAGGAGGATATTGGAAGGTTTGAGGTCGCCGTGAACAAATTTTCTCGGACTGCATTCATGGAGATAAGCTAAACCCCTGGCTGTTCCTTTGGCTATTTTCAGCCTGGTTGACCATGAAAGATTAGGAGATGGTTGGCCATTTCTTCCTGCATAACGACATGGAAAATTAAATGTGAACTATTTGTAgcaaaacaaattattgaaaattataaactatTACAGAATGCAAATTCAGATAGTCATATgtaacaatttcattttttataaatagtttcaaatataataatcaTGAATAATTGGTTGGTTGGTCGGTATATCTTACACCCAACATAACATATTACACTATTGACTATTCTAAAAGTCAAAATTAAGTCTTATGTGTTCAGTATTTTCCTTATAATAGTTAAACATAAGTGTAGTAGAAGCAAAGAAGTGAGAAAGCAGTTCTAGTAGGGCCGGATAGAATCAAGTGATTGTGAAGCTGGTAGAGTCTCCTTTGAAAGCAAAGAGTTTAGGCAAAAGGATTAATAATGTAAACAATGAAAAGCAAAGACTTTCACCAAGAGTCCAAGAACTAGGAAACTCGActgaaaaaaagaaattaaaaaaaaaaaccaaaagctAAACTTTAGCTGAATGAAATAAAGGCACAAACTTGCAAGTTCTTTTTCAGACTACAATTAAATGTACACTTTATACAAAGCTACTTTAAAAGATACATGAAGGGAGTGTGAAACAGAAAATTATGTATGAAAAAATATCCAAACACCTGAAAAGAAAATTCAAGTCAAAAGACAAACACTTTGGATACTCTCCGGTCTCTCGAGTCAAATCTCATCTTAGTCGTTAAACTAATCAATCTGTTGAGAATATTAATATCTTAACTGTTAGATTAATCCAACGACTGAGATTTTACTAAGAGAAGTGGACAGCAGAGAATCCAAATGGTTGCATGAACATGGATTACTGAGGTGTTTAAATGCAACTTTTGCGCCTAAAATTTTGGTTAGTTTAATGGCCCCATGTGTTAAGAATGAGATAAAGATCTAGATAGAAGTTAATGGTCCCAGACAAGAATACCACTGCCCTCATTTCCAAAACACATGGCGAATgtccttctttctttctcttggGGTATCCCCAAAGGGCAGCTCATTGCCATTTACAATAACAACTCTGACACTGTTGTCCTACCAAACAATTTCTCGATCCAATGCCCTTACCAATATAAATAAGCATCTAATTAAGGGTATTCACCTAGCTACACGGCCCACACCCATATTCTCAcctcaaattaaattttataatgtaGTATAAATCTTGATTTCTACCAAGACAATTAGAATTTAATATTGTGCATTTGCACCAGCTAACTAACCATCATGGTCCCATTGTACATAACAATAAAGAAAACGACAATTATTAAAACAATGTGACAATGGAAAAAGACAGAACTCCAAATTCGATTTCTTTCTTCCATGAAAACAAAATCTAGCAGATTTTAGAACCTTTTTCTATAAAAATGTtgagtttattattatttgtcttGCTACCAATTATTTCTGCAAACTAGAGAagacaataattttattttacttttggcTGAAATTAAAGGACAACAATTGACCAAACGATCATCAAACACATATAGCATAAAATTCATGTCTGCACTCTTCTAAAATTAAATGTTCTACAACCACTTCTTGAACCTAAAATGTTGCTAGAGTTTGATTGATGTACACTTTtatgatataaaaatattagaCATGCATCCAAACACAATTTCTTTTTGTAACGGCCAAAGTCAGTAATCAATTGttaatgttagtatttttctCCTACATCGGGACTTGAACCCAAGTACTTTTACACTTCTAACTCTTAGCACAAATCAGTTTAGCTACCCACCCCCACCACATCCAAACACATAATTAAGTGTGAAATCATTGTAGAAATAATATCTAACAAATTGGTATAATGGTAACTTGGTAAGATATGATTGAATGGCTACGTAGAAATAAATTTACATTGATGGTGAATAACAGTATAACAGTTAAATTAATGTAGTAGTACCACAATACATAAAATTCCAATTTCACCATGTTATCATTAACTCTCATTCATTATTTTTGCTACTAGTACTATCATTCAActctcattatcaatgaaatAGTGATCTATCTTCTCACAAACCTGCAACTCTGATATGGATGGTGAGGAGATTAAAGCTTCTTAATGAATGAATGCAACAAATGAAATCAATGACCCAAATGCAAAAAGAGAAAGGAtacatacattatacatatacaaacataaataaaatgtgaAGGAATTGAATCAATTACCTCTAAGAGCATTAGCCAAATTGCCATTGGAGATGAAATCACTAATCAAAAGCTTTTCATCATGAGCCCAATAATAAGCTCTTAACTTAACAATATTAGGATGTTTCACTTTCCCAATTGCTTGAACTTCAGCAGCAAATTCCTTATACCTTTGTTCACCACCTTCCCCTAATCTCCTCACAGCAACAGGTACACCATTCCCAAGCACAACCTTATACACAATCCCTAACCCACTTTTCCCTAACACATATGCAGAAGCTCTTAACAACTCAtcaagttcaaagctaaaaCCTTTATCAATTGCCACCAATTCACCTTCACCTTCACTTTCCCCTctcccaccaccaccaccaccgcctccaccaccacctcctcctTTCTCACTCTCTTCCATCTCAGAATCATCACTCTTAAACCCTTTCACACACCCTAATGACcaacaaaaacaacacaaatttgATCTCTCATTGTTTCCACTACCACCAAATTTCCTCTTCAAAGTACAACTACACCCATTAGACTTATCTTTCTTCTTCCAATACACATACACAACAACAAGCCCAATCAAAGCCACAACAGCAGCATCAGCCAcagttataataataattaaaccgGGACTCAACCCTTTCTTAGACCGGTTTACATGCGGTCGAGCTAAACCGGGGCTAGTCCCCGGTTCACTTGGTGCTGAACCGGTGCACTGTTTTTGAAGAGGAAACCCACATAGTTTCGGGTTATTGAGAAACGCCGTGGGTCCCTGATTGGAAAACGACCCGGTTTGAGGAATTTCACCGCTTAGATCGTTGTTTCGAAGATCAAAGCTAACCGTTACCGGCAATTTTCCTAGAGATTTCGGGACTTTACCTGATAGGTGATTGAATGATAGATTTAGGGTTCCGGTGAGGGAATTGAGATCGCCGATTTGGTCTGGAATCGAACCTTCCAGAAGATTATCGGAAAGGTCGAGCTGAACGAGGTTTTTCAGCTTCGGCCATGGAGTCACCGGAATATCACCGGAAAAATTATTTCTCGCGAGAATGAGTCGTTGAAGCTGGGAACAGTTTCCGAGAGACTCCGGGATAACTCCGGCGAGTGAATTTTCAGAGAGGTCAACGTTTTGTAGACGTGGAAGGTTGCAAATTGACGGAGAAATGTTACCGGAGAGGTTGTTACCGTGGAGGAAAATACTGTGGAGAGAGGTAGCATTGAAGAGCTGAACGGGAATGGAACCGTGGAAGAGATTAGTATGAAGACTGAGACGACGGAGATAGATTAACTTTCCGAGCTCCGACGGGAGATAACCACGGAGGCCTTTTCCGGCGAGAGCAATACCTACGACACGAGAGTCTGATTCGCCGGAGATGTTAGCACAGCTAATGCCGGACCAATGACACGGCGTATTGTCGTCTTCGTTCCAATCGGTGAATGCGGCTTCGGCGTCTCCGTCGACGGCGGATTTGAGTGTTAGAAGAGCGAGGCCGTCGGAGGTGAGAGAAACGACGGGATGGAAACAGAACagaaagatgaagaaaataGTAACAAGCATTTGATATATATCTGTACTACACCGTTTTTAGGTTTTTAAGTACGGTAAGTACAGTACGGTGCTTTGAGTTCAGTTAGTTTAGATATAGAAAGAAAATTAGTAGAAGGAAAGTGTTGAAGAAATGAAGAAGAGGATTGAGAAAGAAGAGAAGTAAGTTAGTTGTATTTATTTATgacaggaagaaaaaaaaataaaaaatattttgggaGGGTGAGATTTTAATCTGGTAGGGTCCATTTGGCGCCAAAAAGATGAGGAGAGAGAAAATGAGTGAGTGAGGAGAAGATTTGTTAATGGAAAGAGTGAAGTGAAAGAGAAGCAATGGAAGAAGAAAGAGTTTATGAATTCTGTATTTGGGATTGTGTTAAGTTTCTAAGATTGAAATGATTTTTGATGATTGTGTAGTATAGTGAGTGAGGTTAGGTTTATGATTATCCACGTTGAAATGATTCAGATTGGAATTTGGAAGTAAAGACTGTTTGGTCGGATTCCTTTGATTATTGTATTATTCAAATGtttttatgttgttgttgttgttgttgtcaataAACACAGTTTTAGAGTTGGTTCATGAATGATGCTTGAGTGATGTATGTGAGAAGAAATCATTGTTTGGgaagtttatattttaaaatggttgaattgtgtttggAAGTTGGAAggtaaatattttttaggtGATTAATGCATCATGATTAGtatatcaatcaattaaaatacATGTTTTTTTAACCGTCTCGTTGCAGGGAAAGTAGCCTccagtagtccagagttcggccacGAGATAAATAAAGTCTAACTAATAAATTGTTCTACCCTGAAATTGAATCTGGGTTCTCATGAAATCCAAAAAATATACATGTGTTAATAACAATAGAAAAATGCATTGGAGAAGGATAAATTCCACCACATTAATAATTTCGAACTTGAATTCCCtacatttaatttttctaaattcacTTACGTTCAAGTAAAAGTTaactaagaaaacaaaaatattacatATATGTAAGTGTATTTATGTgttgcaaagaaaaaaaatacccaccaatcgttagttgatctagtggtgattgacactaaATTTGGTAGGAATGACTATGGTTCAAACAGttgggggctgaaaccacttgatgtctgAACTGACCCCAAATtagattagacggtccagtggcttatggtggaaaaaaaaataccctAGATGACTTTAGTTTAGAGAATcttctctcatcattaactttttatttttttttacaatattaacAATGAGAATTGAACCTAGAATCTCATGCATACTGTCTAAatcctcaccactagactaaacCTAGTGACTTCGCTCATCATCACCTTTTGTTGCCATAAACTTAATAGTCCAAAAATTCTCCCAACTGCCTTCTCCCATTATAATAGTATCATCCGCGAATTGTAACAATTGGAAGTGAAGATTGGCATTTACCTTAAAGCCCTTGAACTTGCCTACATCAACAGCTTTCTTCATCATACTTGCTAAGCCTTCTGCGACAATAAGAAATAAGAACGGAGATAATGGATCACCCTGACGTAAACCTCTTCCCACTTTAAAATCCTCAGTAGGACTGCCGTTAATCAATATGGACATTGAACTTTCGAAGATACATGCTTAGAGGTTTTGAACTGGTGTCtggtttaaaaattaattttgtgaagAGTAAACTCTACAGTATCAATGTGGGTGCAAGACTTTTTGAAGCTGGGGCCTCTTTTTTAGCTTGTAATACATCGACAATTCCCTTTAAATTTTTGGGAATACCGGTAGGAGCTAATCCGCGAAGGAGAGAGACTTGGAAACCTGTTGTGGAGGCTATGACTAAACGTTTGAATTCTTGGCATAGCCGTCATTTGTCCTTCGGTGGTCGCATCACTCTGATCAATTCTGTTTTGGCTAGTAtacctctttattttttctcttttttcaggGCTCCTTGTTGTGTGCTAAAAAGTATCGAGAAAATTCAGCGGAACTTTTTGTGGGGTGGTGGTGTAGAGGAGAGAAAGGTTTGCTGGGTTAAATGGGATCAAATTTGTTTACCTAAGGAGAAAGGTGGTTTAGGGGTAAAAAATCTCGAACTCTTTAATTTGGCTTTGCTTACCAAGTGGAAGTGGCGTTTTTTGAATCACGATAATGCAATTTGGGCTGACTTGCTTCGTTACCGTTATGGTCACTTACCTTCTCTATTGCTGAGTGGTCTTGATATTACGCCTAGTGCACACTCCTCTTTGTGGTGGCGTGATATTATTAGTCCCGGGCGCGGGATGAGTGATAGTTGGTTTAAATCCAATATCAGTTGTTGCGTTGGTAATGGTAATAACATTGGGTTTTGGCAATTTAAATGGTATGGAAACCAGACTTTTTGTGATCTTTTTCCTGATTTGTATGCTAAAGAAGCGATCAAGAATGTTAAGGTTTCTGAACGTCTGCGAGGAAATGGTTTAGTGCTATTATGGAGCTGGAATTGGTTTGAATCGTTGAGTGTGAACGAAGCTCGGCAGCTTACTGAATTATAAGGCCTGTTTGATGGTTTTTCCCTTCACAACTATAATCACGATCAGTGGCGCTGGATTCCGGATTCGAATGGATTGTTCACGGTTAAATCCTGTTACACGTATTTATTAGACCTGCGGCAGGTAGAGCTTCAAAATGCTCATGTGCTCGAGGCTATTCAGCGCCTTTGGAAGTCGGATGTTCCTTCGAAAGTAAATGTTTTCAGTTGGAGGTTATTATTAAACAGATTACCAACTAGAGCAGCTCTTTATCACCGTGGTATTTTGACTAATCTTCATGAATTATCATGCGTCTTGTGTTTTCAACAAGCCGAGGACGAAAaacatcttttcttttcatgtccTTTTAGTAAGGGAGTATGGAACAAAGTTTTATCTTGGTTAGGGACATCGTCACAAATCGGAGTCGAAGGTAGagatcattttcttttatttggtgATTTGTTCAAAATAAAAGACAAAGGTCGTGTCCGATACTTGGTATGATTGGCAACCACTTGGAATATTTGGAATCTTCgcaataaagtaatttttaaggGCAATATTCCGGATGTTTCGTCGTTATTGGAGACAATCAAACTTCATTCTTGGTTGTGGTTCACTAGTCGGTATGAGCGTAGAACTTGTACTCCTTTTCCTTTTTGGTGTTTAAATCCTATGTCTTGTATTATGAGCACTTAGTTTAGTGCTCTTTGTTGTAAGAGTTTTAGTACCCCTttgtactcccttataataaatttttgattataaaaaaaaaccttttgttgccataaaatttcacaaaatttaAGATTTAGTGCTTCGATCCCTTTCTTCAACCAAACACCGCTCTATCACATTCACAACCATAATGACATGTCACACCTTAATTAAACACTTTGTTTCTACCTCATTTTCCACTCAAATTACACTCTACCATTCCTTAACTCACCTATTactgtaattattatttattctttgaacaaattatTAATCATGCTAATCAAACTTAGAAGCTAACAAAGCCACACGAACTATACCATGATTCAAATTGTATTCAATTTTTCTTGTGCGTATAATTTCAGTAATGATTTTAATCAGCAAAAGATCAAAACACTTTCTGCATGCCCAATGATACCTTCCCTTTTTTCAAAAGAATACAGCTTATATTCACTCACTCACGCCTAAAGAATAATTAgtgagaaaataaattaataaaacacTTTGCTTTGTATTCAAGGGATATAGTTGGTACCCAATGAATTCCTTCCAACTACACAAAACCAGCTAAAAAACAAAGATTAACTTAACTGTTATATCATGAATATAGGTCCCACACCTTAGTAAATGGAAATAGTTTGTTCTGTTTGATAAATTTTTGGCAGTTTACTAAATCTCATTAAATAGAATATGTAAGAATATGTATGAAGTATAAGATCCATCTATCCAAGAGTTTCACATTTTGGTGTCATTGTCAACAACTTCCACAAATATTGAAAATGAATT
This genomic interval from Trifolium pratense cultivar HEN17-A07 linkage group LG6, ARS_RC_1.1, whole genome shotgun sequence contains the following:
- the LOC123891950 gene encoding sister chromatid cohesion protein PDS5 homolog B-like, yielding MATYFVNSHKAKECLHELNKIKDNNLFKSLERLLEEPTFTNGQTIKAELLEMVGDKNPNYDFMHELFSKCSSNIFSSEHVQCILDYCYGDEDRLKYSSEKLLVIQVFS
- the LOC123891174 gene encoding receptor protein kinase-like protein ZAR1, whose product is MLVTIFFIFLFCFHPVVSLTSDGLALLTLKSAVDGDAEAAFTDWNEDDNTPCHWSGISCANISGESDSRVVGIALAGKGLRGYLPSELGKLIYLRRLSLHTNLFHGSIPVQLFNATSLHSIFLHGNNLSGNISPSICNLPRLQNVDLSENSLAGVIPESLGNCSQLQRLILARNNFSGDIPVTPWPKLKNLVQLDLSDNLLEGSIPDQIGDLNSLTGTLNLSFNHLSGKVPKSLGKLPVTVSFDLRNNDLSGEIPQTGSFSNQGPTAFLNNPKLCGFPLQKQCTGSAPSEPGTSPGLARPHVNRSKKGLSPGLIIIITVADAAVVALIGLVVVYVYWKKKDKSNGCSCTLKRKFGGSGNNERSNLCCFCWSLGCVKGFKSDDSEMEESEKGGGGGGGGGGGGGRGESEGEGELVAIDKGFSFELDELLRASAYVLGKSGLGIVYKVVLGNGVPVAVRRLGEGGEQRYKEFAAEVQAIGKVKHPNIVKLRAYYWAHDEKLLISDFISNGNLANALRGRNGQPSPNLSWSTRLKIAKGTARGLAYLHECSPRKFVHGDLKPSNILLDTDFQPLISDFGLNRLISITGNNPSTGGFMGGALPYLKSSQTERINNYKAPEAKVPGCRPTQKWDVYSFGVVLLELLTGKSPDSSPGASTSMEVPDLVRWVKKGFEQESPLSEMVDPSLLQEIHAKKEVLAVFHVALSCTEGDPEVRPRMKTVSDNLERI